The nucleotide sequence GTTTTCTTGAGGCGTCATCTTTCAATGCACCGTAGTTTAATTAAAGTTTTCTTTAAAATCTCGCCGTCTGCTGTTGCGCTTAAACTGCGTCGAGCGGTTTTCCCAAAACGGGCGTTGGGTGGTTATTGTTTTCTTTGCAGCTTTTGTGTTTGGCTTTGGGTTCCCACGTAGACAAGGTCAGTTGTTCCTACGAACAGTCCTGTTTCAACTATTCCTGGTATCATCTTTAGTTTCTGTGCAAGCTTTGCGGGGTCGTCTATGGCTCCAAAGTTTACATCCATAACCGCGTTGCCGTTGTCTGAAATTACGGGTCCAAGTTTGCCCTTTACTTCACGCAGTACAGGTTTTACGCCCATCTCCAAAAGTTTGTGCTGCACCAGCCCGATGGCAAATGGCACGACTTCTGTGGGTACCGCTTGGTTGTTTTCGCCTAAAACTTTGACGATTTTTTTGTCGTCAGCTATGATAATGTTTACTTTGGCTGCGGTGGCTACGATTTTTTCACGTACTAAGGCGGCTCCCATGCCTTTGATGAGTTCAAGGTTGGGGTCTATTTGGTCGGCGCCGTCAATGTTTACGTCTACTTCTGGGTGTTCTTCGAGGGTGGTTAGGCTGATTTTGTTTTGTACGGCGAGTTGGAATGCTTGGTAGCTTGAGGGTATGCCCAGAACATGCAGGTTTTCCTGTTTGATTCTTTCGCCCAAAGCTTCAATCGCGTAAGCAGCGGTGCTTCCACTGCCCAAACCCACCACAAAATTATCCTCAACATGCTGTATCGCGGCTACGGCGGCTTCTTTTTTAGCTGCTTCAATCGGATTCAAATTAGCTTTCAACTTCCATCTGTCCTAGCTTGTTCATAACTTCGTCTATTTGGTTGCGTATGGCATCTATTCTTTGTTCTGCCTCAGTTTTAGAATGCTGCTTCTCTGAAGATGATTTGCGTTTGCGTTTGGGCTTCTCAGGAGCCTCTTCCGTAGCTTCGGTTTCCTCGGGCTCCTCTTCTTCGTATTCTTTTTCCATCTGCTCTGGAACCACGGGGATTTGCCGTTTGGGAACTTGTACTTTGATTTCTCTGACGGGTTTGATGTCGATTCTGCCCCTGAGCTCATCCACCTTGCTGCTTAACTCGCCAAAGCGGGAACTAAACATTTTCATGAGGTCTTCTTGCATGCTCTCCAGCTCGTGTAGCGCCACTATGGTTTCGTCTTTGGCTATGGATTCCTTCACCGACATCATGCGGTTCTTGTAGCTGCTTGCTAGGCGTTCTCTTTCCTGTTCGGTAATTTTTCCTTCTGCATGCGCCTCGTATAGGTGTCGTATGGCGTCGGCGAGAATTTCGCGTTCTAAATCTAAAATCCGCAGTTCATCCTTTGCGTTTGTGGCGTCATTGAACTTTATGCTCTTAGACAACCTAAACGGCAGCCCCGAAGAAAGCTGGGGGTCAAAATATGGGGGCGGGGGCTCGTTTTTTTCTGGAGTCGGCGCAGTTGCAACTGGTTTTGTTCTTTGCCGTCTTCTGGTGTAAATGACAATAACACAGCTCACAACGGCTATAGTCGCTGCTGCAGCTATCGCCATGATTGTTATGGGGTCGTCTAGAGCCATGTTATCCTCGGTAATCTGATAGCCTACGATGTATATAAAAATTAAACAACTCCGCTTAAGCTTTGAGTTTTTGCGTGGAACATGCTAGATTGCCCATTGCCTTTTGGCTTAGAACTCTGTTTTGTTCGGATTCTAAAGCCGCAAATGGTTTTATTTACTTCACTTTTTACCTGTGTTAGTCCATCAAAGGGTGTGTTGCTGTGCCTTTGTTTCAGACTAAAAAAGAAGTTTTCGGCTGGGTCAAAGAGGGCAAAAAAACCATAGACATACGCAAAGGACGCCCTTTTCGCGGTGACATGGCAGTTTTCCAGTGCGGAGCCCATCACCTGCGGTTGCCCATAATCAAAAAAGAAACCGGCAAACTAACCGACATCATCAACAAAGACAACTACCACCAAGTCATACCCCCAGCAAAAACCCTCCAACACGCGGTTGATTACCTGCGGGGCATTTACGGAGTTGAAAACGGCATCTTCACTGCTTACTATGTGGAGCCTTCAACGGTTTTGGTTTAGCAGTTGCGCAGGACAATCATGGTGTTAGTTTTTGTTATGCCTTCTACTCGGCGAATTTTCTCTATACACTCGTTAACTTCCACCACGTTCATGCCGCCTATAACCGCCACGATGTCATATTCGCCTGTGACTTCGTAGAGGGTTTCCACGTTGGGTATTTCCATTATCCGTTTGGAGACCTCTTGGGTAGGCAACGACGGATTCGTAGAAAGAAGTGCTATGGCTTCTGCGCCTTCTGATACGCCGATTTTGACGGTGAATTTACGTATGGCGCCTGTGTCTGTTAATGCTTTGATTCTTTTTCTTACGGCTCCTTCGGAGAGCCCGATTTGTTTGCCTATGTCTATGTAGCCTGCTCTTCCGTTTTCTTTGAGGATTTTGATTATTTCTCTGTCTTTGCCGTCCATTTGTTGTCCCTTATTATTTGGTGTTGTTTGGATTTAACGATTTCTAGAATCCGTGGCTTTGGTTGCGTTTTTCGTACCTTTTTGGGGTTATGCCTTCTGTTTTTGTTTTTCTTGCGCGGTTCTCTTTCCAGATTTGTTCTGTTTGAGACATTAGCAGTCCAAGATGTTACAGATAAGTCGCAATGTTTAAAAGAAAGGCGGCTCAATCAGGAAGTTATTTCGGATAAAAAAGTGATAACGATGAATAAAGAAAGTTTGGATATGCAAGAGGTGAAGGCGATGAAAGCTAAATGCCCTGATTGTGATGCTGACTTAGACGTTCCCAGCGACGCCGCCGCAGGAGAAATCGTAAGCTGCCCTGGATGCGGACTTGAGCTTGAAGTGAAACAGGTAAACGGCGACTGCGTTGACCTTCAAGAATTGACCCTTGAAGGCGAAGACTGGGGCGAATAAACGGTTTCCCCCAAAAACCCCACCTTTAACCTTCAAAACACTCAGTTTAAAACAATCCCCAACAAGTTTATTTAACCTAACTTTTGCACAGGAAGGCGGCTACACATGAGCATCGGTCTTTTGTATGAACGCTCTGAAAACGACGAAAACGGAATCAAACTAACCGCCCAAAACTTAGGCATAGACTTAACATTTATCCCGTTTCGCAAAATCGCCATAACCATAGGCAAAGACGCCTGCAACATCGCAAGCAAAGGAAAAAACTTCACCAACGCCCTCAAAGACGTCCCCGTCGTTTTGAACCGCGCCCAAAGCAAAAACCGACGCCTATATGCAGCCTACACCATAGAAGCCCTAGGCAAAAAAGTCATCAACCCCTCCATAATCGAAGCTACCTGCTACAGCAAATTCCGCACCCTCACGCACCTGTGGGCAACAGACCTACCCATACCCAAAACCACGTATGTCCCTTGTGACCCCACCGACACAACTAAGGACGGCAGAGTCATACACAACGAACCCGACATAGCCGACTTAATCGGGCAGCAACTTGGCAGCGAAGTTCTTGTCAAGCCTGACGCGGGAACCCACGGCAAAGGCATAGTTCTCTCCAAAAACCGCGATGAACTCATCAGCAACATCCAAAAAACCACGCCCTCCATCATCAACCCCATTGGCGTTGTCGCTCAAGAATTCATCCAGAAATGGTTCTACGACCTGCGCATAATCGTTAGCAAGGAGAAGGGCAAGGCGCCTGTTTGTTATCCTGTGGCGTTGGCTCGTGCGGGTTTTGATGATTTTCGAACTAACACTTACTTGGGTAACCTCGTATTTGACGTGAAGCTCCCTTTGCGGGTTCAGGAGTTGGCTGCTAAATGCGGCGTGGCTCTAAGCGGGGGCAGCGAGGC is from Candidatus Bathyarchaeota archaeon and encodes:
- a CDS encoding Lrp/AsnC family transcriptional regulator; the encoded protein is MDGKDREIIKILKENGRAGYIDIGKQIGLSEGAVRKRIKALTDTGAIRKFTVKIGVSEGAEAIALLSTNPSLPTQEVSKRIMEIPNVETLYEVTGEYDIVAVIGGMNVVEVNECIEKIRRVEGITKTNTMIVLRNC
- a CDS encoding lysine biosynthesis protein LysW; protein product: MNKESLDMQEVKAMKAKCPDCDADLDVPSDAAAGEIVSCPGCGLELEVKQVNGDCVDLQELTLEGEDWGE
- the rpiA gene encoding ribose 5-phosphate isomerase A, encoding MKANLNPIEAAKKEAAVAAIQHVEDNFVVGLGSGSTAAYAIEALGERIKQENLHVLGIPSSYQAFQLAVQNKISLTTLEEHPEVDVNIDGADQIDPNLELIKGMGAALVREKIVATAAKVNIIIADDKKIVKVLGENNQAVPTEVVPFAIGLVQHKLLEMGVKPVLREVKGKLGPVISDNGNAVMDVNFGAIDDPAKLAQKLKMIPGIVETGLFVGTTDLVYVGTQSQTQKLQRKQ